From the genome of Strix uralensis isolate ZFMK-TIS-50842 chromosome 6, bStrUra1, whole genome shotgun sequence:
TACGTTTAATCAGTATTTGTTCTCATTTAGCTAATTAGCAGAGATATGCTAATCTCAGTAAAGCAACTGTTTATACCTTTCCTATGCTGGTAGGTTTTGGAATAAGTGCTTTAAAAGGAAAGGTAGTCCTGGTTACAGGCTGGAGCATTGTGTTATTGGCCCATATAAATTTGCTTTTTCACTCTTGTTAGTTGACTGTAATGGGTCAAACCTGACTACAGTTATTTGAAACTTACTGAAATTGATCTTTGCCTTCATATTTGTAAGGCAAATAGGGCTGGTTAGATAAATCTCAGGAATTAACCTTCTCTTGCTATACATAAAGCTatgaaatacatatatacatgtatttttttaaagtataatgactgaaaaatatgtaaaaaaaatataaggTAGTGGAATTTATagagtgctgctgcttttaattggagggaaatatattttaaataactctTGCTATGTAACTTGGTCTTGTGTTTCAAAGCAAGATTATTTTCTAACATTGTGGAACAGcatgatataaaaaataatttagcatcACTTAAATCTCTATTTATTGTGCACCCACTTTGCTCAAATAAAGTATGTCCCTTTATGGCAGTTTTAACCCCATTTATCCTCATGCACAAGTGCTCACCTGTTATTTACTCACATAAGAGAAGGTCGATACTGCAGAACAAGGGGAGTGCTCTGTTGTGAcataaaacatacatattcattagcTCTGTTATCCCTATGGACACGTGTGGTATGTCCTGATGATCTTCATTTGGCAAAAGGAAGTGAGCTTAAGAAGGAAATTGTCTTAATGGATTTAAGATAcccaaaaaaaaggttttaaaaatgctttatttaccGTGAAGATCCAAAGCAATAATTCTAAGtgtgaacaaaaaaaatttctgtaaatgGAAACAATTTACTGAATCATGATTagcaacagaaatggaaaaaataataagaatccaatatttgaaaattataattttcagatattaattttttcctgGAAGAGTTTGGGTCAGGATCTGAATGTTCTATATGAGACTCCCTAGTGCTGAAAATTCATTCCTTTTGCCTCTCACTTACTTGCTAAAAAACAAGTTCAGGTTTCTGTGTTTCACCTGCTGTAGTTGATTATATGAGAAACACAATAAAGCACTGAATGTATTTTATCTGCTCTGCTTTTAAGGATTTGTGTTATGCTCTTTCAGGGTAAATGTGCCTCAAACCCCACTTCTGGAAGGGGAATGGAGGAAAAGGCTACTTCTGCTATTTTGTTGCTTAAAAAGAGAGTATGCATTTTGCTGCACTTCTAAAAGCTTCAGTTGGATTTATTGGAGACTTGAAGTGAGCACTTCAGTGGGAGCACAAACACACTCCAGGTCTAAACTATATTGCATTTGcaaatatgcataaatatttgtGCCAAGTGGGCAAACTCCATATTCATCTATGACTATATTTTACCATGTGAATATTTTAATTGTTACCCTGCAGTAGTTAGATTGATTCTCATGTTTATATAGGCAGAAATTGCAGATTTTGTGGTatattaaatcttttaaaaatacattatagCTATAAGTGTGTGCTCAGTGGCCtacaaaaagtgattttttttttttttaaatgttatgctTACTTTTGTTTACAATTACTGTTCTTCTGAGTATTCTGTCCGAAGTTGTTATGCTCTTACTCATTTGGCATTGACAAAATATGCTGCGTCCTTTATAGGCATGGTACTCTTTGGAGGTACTTGACAGAAACAGCTTAAAAATGTAAAGCCCAGGAAGAGGAAGCATCATAATAGGTTAAAAGAAAACTCATTCCAATCATTATCTTTGTTAGTGTGTCTTCTAGTTCGTTTAGAAAAGTGTTGTGAGCAGATGAGTACAGTGAGAGCAGACTGatatagtaaaatattttaaagataaactAATCACAAATAGGACTAATTCTCTATATAGAAGGGTTCTGACATATGCAGGTATAAATGGTTTTACTTATGGTACATAATGATAGTGCATCAATCTGATCACACGGCAAGGATGAAGCCCTGAACTGAGAATGTTTTTGTGCGTAAggactgctgctgcagagaaactGATACCTCCGAGGTGGGCAGCATCCTGGGAGGTCCCATGGAGTGCCTAAGTAACAGCTACAGTCCCTGTCATCCACATCTGTGGGCTGCTGCTTAGTTGGTTTACGAATCCAACTTGCTTCTGCTGGCAAAATAGGATAGTGTCATCTCTGGACCTAGTTTGCCTTTGCTTTCTTGActattatttctctttatttctgtttcttaagGCCTTTGAAGCTGATGGATGTGCTAAAGGCCGTTTATCCAGAAATGTCTTTGTGACTGTCAAAGGCGATGCTTTATGTAAATGGAAAGGAGGGGGTTTGGAGGGAGAGAAGTCATTTGCTGTAAACTATTGCAATTTGCTGTTGTGAGGTGTGAAAGTGTGATTTTTAAGGGAATAATCTTTTGACAGTATTTAAATGAGATAATTGGGATGTATTAGTTTGTGATTCCATGtctggaatttaatttttaaccGGTCCAGGCTCTCCTAAAATATTTTGcgtttttcttactgcttttatCTTTAAATGCTGTTGACATATATGTGATGCTCAATATTACTCGTGatttaagtgttttgttttaaagattgaAATGTTTTCACTGTCCCAGCTAGATGGGAATCATATTGTAAATACCCTGCCAACAGCTTGATCCCACTGATGTGTGTGGCATGCATAGGCTATATATAATAAGAGGAAGAACAGACCCCCACCAAGAAAACGCTGAGAGCACTTTCCAGGCCTGTTTTCGTGAGTTTGTGGCTGCCACTTACTGAAAAAAGATTCCAAAGTTGGGCCCATGCAGCTGGGCAGCTCAGTTGGAGGCTCATCCTCCCACTGAATCCTTTGACGTCAAAGGAGTTCCTCATGGACTGGAGCAGAGGTCTTCACTGagtaattagaaaataaatgtgggaatcattttctttcccttttttttttttttttccctgcaaaacaTAATTAGCTCAATCCACTCTTCAAAATCCCTCCTGTTTCCAATTAAGAGAGATCAGTTGCACTATCTTCAAACAGCTGAAATTATGCTTATTAATAAAAAATGGAgtgtaaaagaaatgttttatcttgaattaatttttattattatgggACATATGACAGTATACAGTTTGACAAAATATTATCAGATTTAGTACAAACCCAGGGAGTTGTGTGTCCTACATCTTGAACAGCGGTTATGGCATGACTCATTTATTCAGCTCTGTCCCATGCTtaagaaggattttaaaatgtggatttaGGGCCTGATCCTCAAGGTACTAACACCTTCAGCTCTCACTGACGTATGAAGTTTGAGAGTCCTGGCATGTTCCCAGTGAAGTGCCTATTTGTTAGCTGTTGTGGCATGTCCACAAGAAGCAATCCCATGGCTAAAATCATTATGGTCTGTTGTGTAGATACTCGGTATCTTGATGGGAGACAGGGCTGAGAGTAGCAGTTCAGTGGGCAGAGAGTTTTTTGGAGTCTTTGCCTAAATGTGTAAGCAATACAAAGTGATGAAATTCACATCCACTTTCAAGTCTAGAGGGATGAAGGTTAGCGGAACTGAGCTGTGGTTTTGGAGTTGTTTCCTACCTTGCAACAGTGTGCTCTTACAAGTCTGTTATGGACAGTTATCAGAAGCATCTCATTTACTTGTTCACCCCTGGTACAGTCTACCCCTTTTCAACAGCGCATTAAGTAGTTGCTCAGATCACATTTAACTGCCTACCTAAAGTTAAGAACCTGCTTGAGCTACTGGTGTTTACGAAGGAACCTGCAGACCTGTGCTAGGTAGGACCTAAGGCACTGCAGGGCTGAACAGGGCAGGAATAGAGAGACCACAACAagagaagaattattttcttttgcctcAGGTATGTTGAGGAAACGGTTGGAAGTCCATCATCCAAAATGAAACTTTGGTAGCTGGTTGGGAAGGTTGATGTGCTGCCCTGTTTCTAGTTGCTTGTGCACAGTAGCTCCGTGTCATTTAGGGTTTGTTCCCCACCATCTCTGGAAGTGCAATGCAATCTCTGCCGGTATCTTTAGGAAACCACAATTGCATATGATTTAATTTTAGCTTGATTATTTTATTAGACATGTGAATAGATGAGAGGTTTACTAAAGTCCTAGTGTCCTTTGTCTAAAGCAGATCGTTGCTAACCAAGCTGGTTACTTGGAAGGTGATTGTCATTGTTTGGACTTGTCTGTGGGACACCGTAAATCCTCTGTTTTCACCCAGTGTGGTCCTAGCTAGTATTTCTGGACTTTTCCATGCCTGTTTTCAACCAAAACCCTTCTATTTAAATTGAAAGGAAGGGCTACTAGCTATTTGTGTTTATCTTCTGTAACAGATATAATCATGTAAGGGACTGAGCAGCTTTGACCTGATACTGAGGGCACCAGCAGAGGAGGATTCTTTGTATGCACAAACTCATTTGAGCTCCCAGCAGAATCGGGCCCCGCTGGACATCCAGCATATGTAGAATGCTTGTTGTTTCTTTTGCATTCAGATTATCGTGTTATTTTTTCTAACTCtggcattctttttatttttcttttgtgtaattCATAAATCTGAATATCTGCCATGTGGAATTATTGTATGTGAAACTGATGAAGTATTATGTATTAGATTTCACATTTTCAGGCTAAGTGCACaaaattagaagggaaaaaatggtCAAACACTTGGTTCAAAGTAATTGAATAATGAAATTGTTGACTATAATTACTTTAAATGTAATTCAGATAGATCCAACTGGAAGAATTATGGAGGAGGGATGTATAGCAGGGCTGTCAGGACAAGGAAAAATAGATACTGCTAAAATAGCCTACACTGCCTCTCCTATATAATGTATTAAATTTATCTTAAAAGCAATTCTCTGATAAGTACATACCTGTACTTAAAGAACAGaatcctttccttttgctttttaacagcccATACCAGCACAGTTTACACAGTTCAAGAATGTCGATAGCCCAGAGGATTCCAAAGTTagcaaagatttttctgaaaaatacattcaGCCTTTCATTGCTTCTGGATTTTCAGTAAGTTATTAAGCAAATACACTATCTGCAGGACTGTGGTTTATGTCAGAGTTTaaattacactaaaaaaaaaaatgcaacctctAAATATGCCCTTATTTACCTGATTTTAGATGTTTATATCAGCATTTGGATTCCTAACAAAAGAAATGTAGGAAGGTGTATCAGTTCAAGCGAAAAGCAACTAATAAAATACAATTCAAAATATGGAGAGTAAGTGGCTGCAAACATTAAgcaattaaggggaaaaaaagtatttgcataattaaaagaaactacagctttttttttccctcccaaatcAGACATTTGACTTTTGTCAAACAATTATTGAACTATTAACAAATGGAGTCAAACCTAGCAaaagtttgctgcttttttcGATTAATATCAAATTGAGGAAATGGCTCTTTGTGCCCCCCAGTCCAGACTGTTCCAGTGGGCTCCatgtaaatacagatttcttCACTGCTTACTAATGCAAAAAATATGCTTATGGTTAACTATTAACCTATGCTTCCAAATAACACTAATGATTGCAGTGTGCTGGAATAAATGCTCATGTTTCACGGGATGAGAACAGTCCTGTTCTCTTAAGCTTACCTAATCAAAGCCCAGTCCTGCCTTTACAGCCTTTGTTAAATTCATTGGTATTTAATATGCATCAATAAATAAACTTTCAATTATTGTGCAGTGAGCATATCCAAAGATAGCATGACAATGTGAAACTACTGGTCTATCTAGCAATTATGCCAAATAAAGAATGCTGATGATGTGAATTCCCCCCTCCTCTTATAACAGATAATTCAGATTTTCTGACATTCTTTTGCAGCCTcataataaggaaaataaattaatctagacaaacaaaatgcaaagaatTGAATTTTTACACCATCTAAATACATCTCCCCACTGTGACTAGAAATagaattactttattttaaaagtatgtgatCCATTCTAAATGAAAAAGACTAATTGATGAAATTATTAAAGTATTTGTGAAAGGTATTTCGAAAAGCTTGCTAAGTGGGTAGTGTATGATACATGTTGTGCTTTGAGTTAGTGCATTCTTTTATCTCTTTAAATTGAATAGTCTTTTACAAGCCATTAAAGACAATGTGCCAAAAGCATATTCATTAACTACAGTACAAGTACCAGCCCAGACAGATTctctgctccatccctgcctATTTTACCTTCTTCTTCAAAAGTTTCACTGCTGCTTTAGTGCATTCTTTGCGAAGAGTCTTTCTCATGGCATCCGTTCATTAGTATCTAATGAAACATCAATCTACTCAAGTTCTTCTGCATCTCTGTAACAGAAGCTTGCAGTGTTTTGGTAACCTTATAAGCCCAATATAGCAGAACATGgatggcttttgtttgtttgttttgtttggctttttttttaataggggtAACGAACTCGTATGTCTGTTAGGCAGTTCTATGTTACAAGAACATTAATATTATTTCCTTTAAGAAAAGCCTGAAGTAAATCTCATGACACTAGAAGAATTTTAGATACTGATCAGTTGCAATTGGCTCTTGGTGATCTGCTCTTCAGATTTCCAGCTGAATTTAACAAAGTATGATTTCTGAAAAGCTTCTGATAGTTTctcattaaaattacatttttttaatatgagcTTGATTTCTATAATTTCACCCAATTTCATGATATTTTTACTCCATCTGAAAGGCAGTGGTTGAAACATCAGAaacaattagcaaaaaaaaattatattatcgttaaatgaaagaaataaatctgCCAAAAACTCAGTCTCGAAGCTGCATTTGTCAAAAGCACttatctgaattaatttttataggATAACAGTATAATTGTTAACAGACATTTTTCTCAAGTTGtcaaagtgtttgaaaaatgagagagaaagagaacactcaggaaaaaaatccacaagtaATCAATGGCATGCTCACATGGACTGAGATTTGCAGTACTTGTACTAATAAAATATAAGGCTCAATTAGAGGTACTTTGCAGTTTTCAGGTTAAATTTAAATGATTTGGTGATTTGCAAATACATGaatccaaaaataaaaatgaagaatccAAATGCAAATGAGTGCAACTGCAATAAAATATAATTGCAAATGAATCTGTTGCTTTATTCATTTATTGTGTAATTACTGCAATCCTTCCCACcttgttttcagtatttcttaatCATTAAGTCGGAAGCATGACAGCAGTGCCAGCCCTGGCATGATTCTCTTTGACTAAAACCTTGTAAATTAACACAATTAGCACAGCATCATCCTGCTAATTAACTTCCAGTGTCTGGTGCAGTGGTTTTGCAAACAAGGAAGAGGGAGTCAGAAGGGAATAAACATGCCATTCTGTTACCAAACTGTGTGCTGTGTTAGGTTTAGCTCAGCGAGGCTAAGCTGGCCATGTCAGATGCCAGAGTCAGGCAATGAAGAGCTAAAGGGGTTGGGGAGAAAAACAGGAGGGGGTAGAAGCTGTCAAAATAGACTGCAGTAATTCAGAGGGGAGCTAGTGCCACAGATGCTTCATTTCGACTAGGCCTCCTCCTTATCAGGGAATCTGTGCCAGAGGGCACAAGACTGTTTGCAAAAATCACTTTTGGTAATACGAGAGAGATTAAGGAGGTCTATTTGATACAGCTGTACAAAAATCAGCAATGTATATTGCTGAGAATACTATGCATAGGTACGAGTTGGAGTGGGTTATCTTAACGCTTGTAAATTGCTCTTCCTGCACGTGGTGGATTAGAAGGAGGGGGGATAATTCACATCGCATTATTTACAAgattaattgctttaaaatgtcatttacatttctcttttttttttttccttttttttttttgtattgatagggtggggtttttttatagccAGCTGTGGAAGTCACAGAACTTTTAGGGACTtggcttcatttctttttccttttattcatctttttttttttttttttttttttttaaaccctcttGCTTTGTACCCTGGAGGctgtgaggtggggggggggcagcgggggggggggggggggcggggggggagagaGCAAGCAAGGAGACCGACAGACAAGtcatgcttgttttttttttccagagcctCAACAACAGAactgagaggcagaaaggagCCAGTTGTAATTCATACCGAGTTGTAGGCTTTGTGTGATGAAAGCGACGGAGCGCTGCCTGGGAGATTGCTTTGCTGCACTCCACGAAGCAGATTTGAAACTGTCGTGGACCACTTTAGATGAGAGTTGGATTATGGAATGACCTGCTATGTCTGTGTCATATTGTTCTGCGCAGGGTGCATTATACTGTGCTAACTAGGTGTTCAGTACCAAATAAGAGAGGTATCCTAGATGTGATCTGTCAGCTGTGTCTCATATTTTTATATTGgttaaaatataaaactgaaacagTGATGAAAGAGGACAGAGCAGTTGGATGCCTTGTATGTTAACAATAAATCTGCACTCGGAGTATTTAAAATGTACTGAGTCTTATTTAATTAATTTGAGAAATCTGGCATTacctatatttttttaaaccaacaaatAACCCCCTACTGAATCGGCAAAAGATGTGGCTCCCTGTGTATGTGCCTACAGTAAACCAAGTAGTTTATACTGCTTCATAAGGgcattgcattttctttccttaagGATTTGTGGTGTTAAGTGCAGTGTTTCAGAGAGATGAAGAAGTTCACAGACAGTACATTTGAGAACTCAtttaaaagcatctgaaaaaggCCAAGCTTGCTgttaactttgttttttcctaCCGCCCTAGGCTTGAAGATGCAGTGGACGCCAGAGCATGCCCAGTGGCCAGAACAGCACTTTGATATCACTTCAACCACCCGGTCCCCTGCCCACAAGGTGGAAGCCTACCGGGGGCACCTGCAGCGTACCTACCAGTATGCCTGGGCCAACGACGACATCTCAGCTCTGACCGCCTCCAATCTTCTGAAAAAGTATGCAGAAAAGTACTCCGGTATTTTGGAAGGCCCGGCCGAGCGGCCCATTCTCAGCAATTACTCTGAAGCTCCCTCGGGGCTGGTGAACGGTCGGAAGAATGAAAGCGAGCCCTGGCAGCCATCGCTGAACTCGGAGAGCGTGTATCCCATGAACTGTGTCCCAGACGTTATCACCGCCAGCAAAGCTGGGGTAAGTGCAGCCCTCCCTCCCGCAGATGTCTCGGCCAGCATCGGGAGCTCTCCTGGGGTGGCCAGTAACCTGGCTGAACCCAGTTACTCCAGCAGCACCTGCGGAAGTCACACCGTTCCTAGTCTTCATTCAGGGCTCCCATCTCAGGAATATGCCGCAGGATACAATGGCTCGTACTTGCATACCAGTTACAGCGGCCAGCCAGCACCTGCACTTCCATCCCCTCATCCATCCCCCCTGCATAGCTCGGGACTTTTACAGCCACcgccaccgccaccaccaccagccctcGTCCCTGGCTACAACGGGACCTCTAACCTCTCCAGTTACAGCTACGCTTCTGCCAGCTATCCTCCTCAAACTGCCGTTGGCCCTGGGTACAGCCCAGGGGGTGCCCCACCACCCTCGGCATACCTGCCTTCAGGAATCCCTGCTCCAACCCCTCTGCCCCCGACCACTGTCCCCAGCTACTCCTACCAGGGCCACGGTCTGACGCCCATCGCGCCGTCTGCCCTGACAAATAGTTCAGCCAGCTCTCTCAAAAGGAAAGCTTTCTACATGGCAGGGCAAGGAGAAATGGACTCCAGTTATGGAAATTACAGCTATGGCCAACAGAGATCTACACAGAGTCCCATGTATCGAATGCCCGACAACagcatttcaaatgcaaacaGGGGGAATGGTTTTGACAGAAGTGCTGAAACATCATCCTTAGCATTTAAGCCAACAAAGCAGCTAATGTCCTCtgaacagcaaaggaaattcagCAGCCAGTCCAGTAGGGCTCTAACACCCCCATCCTATAGTACTGCTAAAAACTCACTGGGTTCGAGATCAAGTGACTCGTTTGGGAAGTATACCTCCCCAGTAATGAATGAGCATGGTGACGAGCACAGGCAGCTCCTCCCTCACCCAATGCAAGGCCCGGGACTTCGTGCAGCTACCTCATCCAACCACTCTGTGGACGAGCAACTGAAGAATACTGACACACACCT
Proteins encoded in this window:
- the FIGN gene encoding fidgetin, which translates into the protein MQWTPEHAQWPEQHFDITSTTRSPAHKVEAYRGHLQRTYQYAWANDDISALTASNLLKKYAEKYSGILEGPAERPILSNYSEAPSGLVNGRKNESEPWQPSLNSESVYPMNCVPDVITASKAGVSAALPPADVSASIGSSPGVASNLAEPSYSSSTCGSHTVPSLHSGLPSQEYAAGYNGSYLHTSYSGQPAPALPSPHPSPLHSSGLLQPPPPPPPPALVPGYNGTSNLSSYSYASASYPPQTAVGPGYSPGGAPPPSAYLPSGIPAPTPLPPTTVPSYSYQGHGLTPIAPSALTNSSASSLKRKAFYMAGQGEMDSSYGNYSYGQQRSTQSPMYRMPDNSISNANRGNGFDRSAETSSLAFKPTKQLMSSEQQRKFSSQSSRALTPPSYSTAKNSLGSRSSDSFGKYTSPVMNEHGDEHRQLLPHPMQGPGLRAATSSNHSVDEQLKNTDTHLIDLVTNEIINQGPPVDWSDIAGLDLVKAVIKEEVLWPVLRSDAFNGLTALPRSILLFGPRGTGKTLMGRCIASQLGATFFKITGSGLVTKWLGEGEKIVHASFLVARCRQPSVIFVSDIDMLLSSQVSEEHSPVSRMRTEFLMQLDTVLTSAEDQIVVICATSKPEEIDESLRRYFMKRLLIPLPDSTARHQIIVQLLSQHNYCLNDKEVALLVQRTEGFSGLDVAHLCQEAVVGPLHAMPATDLSAIMPSQLRPVTYQDFENAFCKIQPSISQKELDTYVEWNKMFGCSQ